A genome region from Vibrio tapetis subsp. tapetis includes the following:
- the nagC gene encoding DNA-binding transcriptional regulator NagC: MNGGQIGNVDLVKQLNSAAVYRLIDQQGPISRIQVADVSQLAPASVTKITRQLLERGLIKEVAQQASTGGRRAISLTTEVEPFHSIAIRIGRDYLHLGLYNLGGKELLKEHLEFRYSNQVQLIESLVKHIQRFLQTHDTSIEQLIAIGVSLPGLVNPETGVVEYMPNTDIDNLALGDIIRDTFNVECFVGNDVRGMALAEHYFGASRDCKDSILVSVQGGTGSGIIVNGQVFLGSNRNVGEVGHIQIDPLGDKCQCGNFGCLETVAANPAIINTVQTRLDQGYPSSLASVPTITMDAICQHALQGDELASQSLIRVGNQLGKAIAITINLFNPQKIVIAGNITKAKDIIFPAITRNVETQSLTTFHTGLPIVPSLLDDQPAMGAFAMIKRAMLNGVLLQKILEE, translated from the coding sequence ATGAATGGCGGACAAATCGGTAACGTAGACTTAGTCAAACAACTCAACAGTGCAGCGGTATACCGCTTGATTGATCAGCAAGGCCCGATTTCTCGAATTCAGGTCGCTGATGTAAGTCAGCTTGCACCGGCAAGTGTTACAAAAATAACCCGCCAACTTCTAGAACGCGGCCTTATAAAAGAGGTCGCGCAGCAAGCGTCTACCGGTGGTAGGCGTGCGATATCTCTCACCACTGAAGTCGAACCATTTCATTCAATTGCGATTCGAATTGGTCGTGATTACTTGCATTTAGGCCTATATAATCTAGGTGGTAAAGAACTTCTTAAAGAGCATTTGGAATTTCGCTATAGCAATCAAGTTCAGTTAATTGAAAGCTTAGTTAAACATATCCAACGTTTCTTACAGACTCATGACACGAGCATCGAACAACTCATCGCGATCGGCGTTTCTCTTCCTGGTTTAGTTAATCCTGAAACCGGCGTTGTTGAGTACATGCCGAATACAGATATCGATAACCTAGCATTGGGCGACATCATAAGAGATACCTTCAACGTAGAGTGCTTTGTTGGCAACGATGTAAGAGGCATGGCCCTTGCCGAACACTATTTCGGTGCAAGCCGAGATTGCAAAGATTCAATACTGGTTAGCGTCCAAGGCGGTACAGGCTCAGGCATTATTGTTAATGGCCAAGTGTTTCTAGGCTCCAACCGAAATGTAGGCGAAGTGGGTCATATTCAAATCGACCCGTTAGGTGATAAATGTCAATGTGGAAACTTCGGTTGCTTAGAGACCGTAGCGGCAAATCCGGCTATCATCAATACCGTGCAAACTCGACTAGATCAAGGCTACCCTTCTTCTTTAGCAAGTGTACCTACGATAACCATGGATGCGATATGTCAGCACGCATTGCAAGGTGACGAACTCGCATCACAAAGCTTAATTCGCGTTGGTAATCAGTTAGGTAAAGCCATTGCTATTACCATTAACTTATTCAACCCACAGAAAATCGTGATTGCAGGTAACATTACCAAAGCAAAAGACATTATTTTCCCGGCAATTACTCGTAATGTGGAAACCCAATCTCTGACAACCTTCCATACAGGGCTTCCGATCGTACCATCTTTGTTGGACGATCAACCAGCAATGGGCGCCTTCGCCATGATTAAGCGAGCGATGTTAAATGGCGTTTTGTTACAGAAAATACTTGAAGAATAA